In the Hermetia illucens chromosome 1, iHerIll2.2.curated.20191125, whole genome shotgun sequence genome, ggaaaaggacccattcagaagaagttcgtcaactttgagatctccgccaatgccaaacatcaaaaaagataaaacggagggaaggtcaatgaatgccaaatgtgaaggagtatttaaatGTGGTAATCTGGTTAGGtatcatcatggagagcagagccctgaagcagaggaattacccttcacacagcttggggcaaaaatagtggagctgtctgagttcatcaaggacaagcacaacgtccaccaagcgataaaaaatatggtgagaacaattagagtgctctacaacaaatcgcagcaggaggaacaaaattccaagggcaagtcgaaatctgttgccccaacagtgtcacaagcgacccaagtgacacctaatcgtgttgcaatcggcctgccaccaaacaagagagtgcgggaaggagatgtggatcctctgggaagtcagcaggcgcctaagaggaaaaaagccatgcaaccgttccgaaaaacggaactaaaggcaccgaagagagaaagcaggtcccccaagtgcgagctccggcaatcgactcgacgaaatccaaggggaatgaaaaaggtggttggaccaaagtagttaggaaaaaggcgaagaaaaaggcaaaagtgcggattcgctcagaagcgattgtaatctatagcaatggaagtttgtcttacgcggagatactgaaaaaggtcaaagctgaccccgacctaaaagatctaggcggaaatgtcagcaagattcgaaggacccaaaagggtgacctcatgtttgaactgaaaaaaaccagcttggggaaaactgatggcttccgagctcaggttaagagctcacttggggagaatgtcacagtacggacccaaaaacatgaggtctatatacagtgcaaggatctcgatgaagtgacatccaaaggagaaatttgcactgccttgatggaacaattcaagttggaggaacttgccgaagagtccattgtgagtttgcggaaagcataTGGCAATACTtagacggccacattgcgattgccagtggacgccgcgcagaagttattggcggccgggaaggttcgaatcggatgggttgtttgccgtctgagagagcagatttctctaaagaggtgcttcaagtgcctcgcgtttggtcattttgcgaaggcatgcatcagcagcattgatcggtccgatcgatgcagaaggtgcggggagaaaggccatattgccaaagcgtgcaatagggaccccaaatgcttattatgcgaaggaagtgagggacgggattaccggcatattgccggaagtgctaaatgcccggaatttaggaaggcgctaacttcaatgaaaaaatgaggtttattcaaataaacctcaatcattgtagggtcgctcaagatttactcgagcagaccatctacgaatccgaggtggaaattgccatcattagcgaaccctataaaaaccgtcacggtggcgtgtgggttatagattcgtctggtggagcggcgatatgggcatgcggtcgacaagccatccaatgtactgggaatcagacatacagcggctttgtgtgggcgaaaataaacggggtatatgtgtacagctgttacgcccccccaagcctgacactgcccgaattcgaagaaatgcttcACAGCCTTATTCTCGACgtaaggggtcgtagtccaagggtgatagctggtgacttcaatgcttgggcccgtgagtggggtagcagagagacaaatgcaaggggccgtagtCTATTAGATACTTTCGCAcagtcgttctggccaacgaaggatgtgtaaacacctttcagaaaggggggtctacctcaatcgtagacctaacttttgtcagccctgcactggcacgtggtatgtcttggtgtgtcagcaaccattacacccacagcgatcaccaggcaatcttctttgggctatgggtggagtcaccgggcataagatcatcatgcccgaaatcgagaaagatgtcaggctggtccgctaaagctctggatgagcagaccttcacggaggtgtggttagaccaacataataaagcaggcgcctctacggaacgagctgtccatgtggccgaatgcatcgccaaagcgtgtgacgcgtccatgccgaggaggtgctcattccccagtagaagaccaaactactggtggaatgcagaactggccagccttcgatcagcctgtcaccgagccagaagagcggctcaaagagcggtaggcagaatcgaccaagggcaaaaagagcgcgcctataaggaagcccgcaaaaccttcaagctcgccatccaacggagcaagagggaatgctttaaggagctctgttttgaagcagacgtaaacccgtgggggagcgcctatagaatcgtgatggggcgattcagagtccgatcatctccgcagatcacgtgtcctacactcttgttagaaatcatccaggggttattccctcagcaagaggagggcgtagacagcttccagcgacctctgaacgacacggcaataccgccagtcaccagtgacgagctgctggagatctgcactaggataggagataataaagctccgggtctggatggcgtgccgaataaggcccttaagcttgccgtgaaatccagaccggacatgttcgctgagttgttcgaagcgtgcatgtccgaggggatattttctaCATCAtggctggcaaaccaccaggtgagccaacctcttacagacctatttgtcttttggacactgtgggcaaaatgctagagcgagtaacctataatagattactcccggttgttgagagccagggaggtctctcagatcggcagtatgggttccgtaaagctagatcaaccattgatgctatcaaaatggttactggcttggctgaaaatgcaatccacggaaggggcagtactagcaaatactgcatagtggtgaccctggatgtgagaaatgcattcaattcggccaattggaacctaatacgggaatctctggcgaagattggtgttcccgcttatcttgcagctattatcaacagctatttacaagaacggaggctttggtatgacaccgatgacggaccccaagagtacgttgtctccgcgggtgtcccacagggctccgtactgggcccactgctgtggaacatcatgtacaacgatgttcttaatcttccccttccggaggaagccacggtggtgggctacgccgatgatatagcgctggttgttgtcgcaaagcatctcgaagatgctgagttatactcatgcgaagcgatcagtgctgttaagggttggcttgagagttctggtctgacacttgcggaggaaaaaaacggaagcggtccttatcaccaagcgccgtaaaagaaattttgcccgtattcaaattgggaatcatatcatcacttctaagcctgcgatcaaatacttgggagtgatgatagatgggaagcttagctataaagcacatgtgcagtatgtccatgacaaagcatccactgcgagtgtggccctggcaagaatgatgccgaacgtgggagggccacggcatgcgtccaggttgcttatagcgacGGTAGCGAGTtcaatcctgctctatgcagctccagtttggggaaaggcattgcaggttacatttaacggtaacaaactgagttcagtctacagaagaacagccctaagagtgtgctcggcattcagggctgtctcagatgatgcagcattcgtcatttctggaatgatgtctatctctcctttatcgcagacgaagaacaccgaaagggagagatcgttaaatagatggcaagagcgttgggaacgctcgggaaagggtcggtggacacacaggctcatccctgccatcaaggagtggttggagagacggcacggtgagattaattataatcttactcagtttctcacggggcatggaggatatcgccactacctgttcaggtttaaactggatacctcacctcaTTGTTCAAtgtgcgatggagtcccagaggacccagagcatgtattcttccactgtccaaggtttgtggaggaaaggaagagcctagaggagactctaggagaggtgcttgtggcagagaatctggtgcgaaaaatgctaacatgtcaggaagactgggatgcgatcaactccatggtcgtatctatccagagcaaactgcgaaaggcagaggagatcagaaaagcgcggtttcGTACGccacgtagagacgaaaggggactaAGCTAAAatcagctgactccgccctgtgatgtaataccgtacggtggttccacggggcttgtagggagtcgggggtgattttagtgggtaagaatcccacacgctggcgtgtccaggccagtgtcttttgaagatttccacctcctcaaaaaaaaaaaaaagacagacagacagacagacagacggtaaaccgattttaataaggtctttacacaaaaccttaaaaagatgcaaTAAAAGAAAACGAATTTCTTGAAAGTTACAAGTAGGATTAACCCTTAACGCTACCCCAacaaatacaatgaacggtaaataaataataatgaatTGGACTAAATACAACACTTCctttgttcttcttctttagcctttgtcccgttcagaagcggggtagGACCGTTTTGATCGGTTGCTTAATTTTGGTCAGTAATTCCAATTTATTAGTAGAATCTGTTCTCCGCTTTACAAGGGTTGATAAAATATTCTATTCTGCTCTTTGgttaaaaagataaaatgtaCAGATCCATGTATCTTATCTATAATCTGTAATTGCCTTCGTAATTGAAAGTCGACTACTGACTCTGTGGATCTGCCAGTTATTAGGTGTCAGTAATTGTTAATTTTAATGTTTCTATGAATGTTTTATTTTGGCAAATTGAGATACAAACTGTTAATAAATACACATCTATAACAAACTAGGGTCATGAAATAATACAAAAATGCGCCTCCCCCTCCGTCCGCTCATACTGTCTGTTTTCCGGAAATTCAACTAAATAAGTTGCCATTAGACTCGgcaatttgcatattttcgaGCAGTCTCCCATAGACAATCTTTCTACCATCCACTGCCCAGCAGAAGTCCAAATGGTTGAATTGCTTCAGCGGAATTAAATATTTATCCTGAACGTTTGGTAATAGCGTGGAAAGCTTCTGTACAGACTCCACGTCCAGCAGCCAATCATTTTCCGAGTAGTAAAGGGAAACGGGCATTTTAACGTTTAGCAAGTTGTAGTCAGGCGGCTCTGTGGTGCCATATCGCATGTCGTTGCGGAAACGTCCGTAATCGTACTTGCGGAAATGGCCGGATTTGATGAGTTGTGCGAAATGGATCATCTGTTTTACAGAAGCCCCGGAAGGAGTATGGCCAAGAGCAACTGGCAACATTGTCTGGAATGAGAAATATGTAAATTACTTGGGAAATATTACAAAAAGTACTGGAATTAACATGGGGTTCGCCAGTTTTTGGTATTTTCTGTAGGCACACACCTTGTTCAGTTGATCTGTATTGAACCCAGCAAGCAAGAACAACATATTGGAGCAAACAGCTTGCACTATTGATGCATCGTGACACATTATCCTTGTGCTCTTAGTTAGAAATTCTGAGTTTGGGAGGAACTCATAGATTCGCAGTGTTGCTGTTAATATCTATGAAAGATAACATTTGTATTTATTGATTGCCAATCTCTGAACAGTAATACTCACCCTCAAAAAGTCGATGCTTGCCACCATACTGTTGATCACTGGACTTCGTACAGTAGAAAAAAATGCAATGGGTGCTAGCCCATGCATAGAGTAAATTTTATTGGCATATTCCGGTCGTTCTGAGCACATAACGAAGAAGACTGCATTACCCTGCCATGAGGAATAGCGGAAATTGTTTACCTTTTGTAGCATGCTTTCCATAGCGTCTATCATAATGTCCTTACCTGCGAGTGTCCAATATAATGCAGCTTTGGATAATTTGTCTGATTGAGGACATGGTCGACAATTGCAGGAATATCGTAGTAACCTATTTCGTCCAAAGAAAAGTCCCAGTACTTTCTGCTCATTGGAGACAAAATGCTATGTCTATTTGAGTACCGGTTGCCTCTGACGTTTCCCATCCAAACATCGTATCCAAGATCTGACAGTAAGTACGCTGGGGTgcagaattcaattcaattcaagcttaaaatttttcaattaatattAATGGATTTTTCTGTGcataaaacaaaacgttatcaaaatcggtttattgtctgtttgtttgtcacacGGAATTTAGTCGGGAACTTGGTGGACAACGTTCACACCGTGAACCTCAACGTACGAGATTTTATCATATTAAGTGGGGTTTAAGGGGGCTTGCATCCACGCGAAAGGCGGGTGTATATCTTTTTTACCTATATTCGGTACTTGACCATACAGCAAGGTTTTAAAGGTGATAATAAAAAGAGAGAGAGCGGGGGTGAAAAGGTGCAGTTATAAATCATGGACCCATTCTGAGAGACTACTGTCATactacttaataataataataatttacaaaTCATAAACTTATTAACTAAATATGAATTCACAGTACAATTGTACAAGTAAAATGTAGCATAGCAATGCACAATGATCCGTGCACTTGCAATTTATGACACCGACCCAATATTTTGTAAACTAGGAATAATAATTTAGGCAAGTAAGAAATTAGTCCCATaagaatttgaaattgtataTAAGGCCGAGAATCTCCAAATAAATTCCATTCCATATCTAACTGAACTCCAGCAGTTTTCTTGCTGCTCAAAAGGAGTATAGCTTTTCAGCTTCTCCAAGATTGGAATAGGGAGGATAGCTTCTCCACCTTCCCCATGGGTGAGGCTCACGCTGCACTGGAAGCCGAGTTAACACCGTACatatcgatatttgttcaaataaagttaataatagagaTTGAATGGAAATCCAATTTAAAGAGGGAAATCACAATAGGAGGTTTCCTGATACCATTTTTTTATTAGATGGATCGTTCACTTAGCTATCCCAGGACATTGccaaaatttcaaagcaaaattcgCGCTCCTGTAGATTGGGATAATGCCAAAGGTGCTTTGTgcaacaaaacctcattaaaatcgctcCACTGTCTACCTGACTGTCTCTCACATTTAGTTTTCTTCGAAAAGGCTACCCCGACCCaaccgaaatttggtggacattaaTTTACATAGAATTTAAAGCGGGACTCTCCATACCTGTAAAGGAAGGATGTCAAAATTTTTCCACCGAGTATAACTATGTCGAGTGTTATATGAAATACCTCGATTAACtgcgccatgctattaacatattttGCTGGCTCCAAGCTCAGGTAAAGGAGAGGATTTGAGGTAACGtaatttgtactatcctcagtaaacccaaatataaaatgctgatatcagcgaaagagataaataaagtacagttagagttattccactatacttAATCCTACTGGATCTCTTTTAGTCACAggccatctcagaggatttccgtgatgccattaaagagaacgatttgatgatcggctgataaaAATCGCCATTATATCAACtaatcacactattcacttcatcACCGAaaacgcaccacagacaggtcaacctgatgccgacaaagatgcgttctggcaacttttcgatgaaaaggCTTGTAGCGTgactgctgatgactatatcatcgttgctagcgatcttaatggtcatatgggtaaaaaggcagacgataacaggtgccatgggggaaaggggtttggagggCGCAATGAagcgagcgtataattgatATTGCGAacacccatgatcttgtacttaggaatacatggtttatctaACGATTGcgtcattttcctacattttgcagtgagaacagtaaaacgcaaatcgaccatTTTGCTCATaatacgccgacattttaccaccgtcattgattgcaaaagcGTTCCCTACAAGATCTTGGCAACTCATCATCGGCGAACAGCATGAGGAGCGCACTGACCCGACgcgcaaagggtagtataggtcccaagacaaaacgtggattggtacctaggatggagcataaaacctgggaaacgcttgctgaaccaacaccaacagctcaactaccaaaccctatctccacctccacgtggtgcgcgctgggagctctttcttgacgaaaaactgcagacggagaaggatgaaggtgaatctcccgcgcctaaaaatgggacaaaatgtaccaattggtcctctaTGTTCGGGgctgggtaaggctgacaaccttacacggaaaaccgaagttacgaagccacgagaGGAGCCtcggacggataacacaacggcgaacccggattaacgatttgcgcattttctcatggaacgtgcgatcCCCGCACAGAGATGAagatgccaagcagctagcagataccctgtcccaatatagggctgatgtaacagcgttacaggagatgcgttggacagggaccggtttcctggagaagagccgctacaccatatattatagtggccatccagtaaaccatgtgctcggagtaggtttcttagtcaaccaaaaaatgaaacctgctgttatcggctttgaaaacataggcgaaaggctatgcactctgcgcttgcgaggcaagtttagaaatataagcctcattaacgttcacgcccctacagaggagactgcagagtcggggaaggaaaccttctacgaggcagtagaacgaaccctcgaagcctgtcccagatatgatatcaaaaccatacttggggattttaatagccaagtagagacagaacccgtattcaggcgatacgtcggctcccatagcttacatcaaaatacaaatgataacggactgcggattattcaattagcaatctcacacgaaatggttgttggaagtaccttgtttgcgcggaaagcggtccataaccactttcaaccaaattgaccacgtggtgatcgaacgccgccacctctcagcctgaaTGAATGtccgaacatataggggggacaatataaactcggatcatgatatcgttggcatggtgctccgagcttgaataacaacagcacccagaatcccttctgacagtCAGgtcagagttaacactgaagccatccacaacacaaccgtccgcaacacctacaagggtgaaatggataccgcaataaccgcagtcaacagagatcctggagatgaaaaattaacaaaggatcttcacaaccacctgaagaacgttatcataaatacggccagaaacatacCTGGCCTTAGCcggaaaaaaagtcggaacggctgggttgacgacgaatgtaagcaacggaacggaagaatgccgcataccgagtaatgtagcgttctcaaaggacgcgggcacgtgcggagatttatcacgaactccggtgtGGGAGAACAAACAgttctgtaaactcgaaaagtacaggaagcagccGCACTaggcgcgtaagttttaccaagtCAGAAAGGAtgcagccttacacacctcgatattcatcTTGCCGagtcaaagagggaaatctgatttccgacagaatggtcctattggagcgatgggttgagttctttgatgaattactgaacaatcagaacaccggcgagttggaggtcccgccaactaaagacggcggataaatactgccaccaccaaatgtagaagaaacagtccgtgcaattcatcggcttacaaatcataggtcgccaggagccgatggaattacagccgaattggataaatatggaggcgaccaattacactaagtggttcatcaacttgtgttgaaGGTGTCGGACATGGAacatgcctgacgactggcaaagaggcattatctgtcttacaAATAAAAAGGGTCATATCACACAGTGGActaattacagaggtatcacgttgcagaataccgtctataagatattctcctctatcttgctaggccggatagccccatacacccagaacatcattggcccataccaaagaggcttcactccaggcaaatcagcaacagatcagattttctctctgcggcaagcgatggaaaaactgttggaatatggacatcagttgcaataTCTATTCAACCActataaagccgcctatgatagcatagtcagggtaaaaatggccatgagagaattctgtatctcgacgaaattgataagactgactagtctgaccctgaccaatgcgcgaggcgaGATAagaacagcaggatcactctgaagatcattcgagatcaacaacggtctacaaggggacgccctatcacgcgtcctctgtaacctggccctggagggagtgatccgtgatgctgaggtaaatgtaaggggtacgatcctctttaagtccacccaactactggcctatgctgactatatcaacatcatgggaaaaacgacccgagacgtacaaactgccttcattcagatcgagcaggcggtgatagattttgggctgcacatcaatgaaggcaagacaaaatatatggtg is a window encoding:
- the LOC119646938 gene encoding lipase 3-like, which translates into the protein MVICTDSRRQLYFRTQSEKMTFFSVLVFSVVLLNSVNSSQTFEIFTRATDAFKSFLNIELITVDKPRSTGDSNETDSVAEDATLLAPDLIRKYQYPVEVHNVTTDDGYILQVFRIPKPDQQPVLLMHGLLDTSDTWILMGPQQGLAYLLSDLGYDVWMGNVRGNRYSNRHSILSPMSRKYWDFSLDEIGYYDIPAIVDHVLNQTNYPKLHYIGHSQGNAVFFVMCSERPEYANKIYSMHGLAPIAFFSTVRSPVINSMVASIDFLRILTATLRIYEFLPNSEFLTKSTRIMCHDASIVQAVCSNMLFLLAGFNTDQLNKTMLPVALGHTPSGASVKQMIHFAQLIKSGHFRKYDYGRFRNDMRYGTTEPPDYNLLNVKMPVSLYYSENDWLLDVESVQKLSTLLPNVQDKYLIPLKQFNHLDFCWAVDGRKIVYGRLLENMQIAESNGNLFS